A region from the Patagioenas fasciata isolate bPatFas1 chromosome 27, bPatFas1.hap1, whole genome shotgun sequence genome encodes:
- the WDR18 gene encoding WD repeat-containing protein 18 yields the protein MAAPMEVALVADAAGPLCNCSVWELHSGAALPGYRGGNSGPRGLALLGGEHLLGAQLGKSYINVWELQRKDQLQQKIICPGPVTCLAASPNGLYVLAGVAESIYLWEVSNGNLLAILNRHYQDLTCLCFTDDSSHFLSGAKDCLALVWNLCSVLQAEPSQIPDPRHVWSRHSLPITDLCCGFGGPLARAATASLDQTAKLWEVSSGELLLSVLFDVGIMAVTMDLAEYHMFCGGMDGSIFQVELCAWPVQRDRSFQPERESGKVFKGHRNQVTCLSVSTDGSLLLSGSHDETVRLWDIQSKQCLRTVNHKGPVTNAFIVLAPANMLNADGKPSVPLPKFSKHLHGTESSDEQGSEGVTLRLGQHQQESEESYLEKAERMYALMHSTREKNLEGNQEHLTIQVSELEEEVSTLRKINKNLFDFSARIITKPAK from the exons ATGGCGGCGCCCATGGAGGTGGCGCTGGTGGCGGACGCGGCGGGGCCGCTGTGCAACTGCTCGGTGTGGGAGCTGCACTCGGGCGCGGCGCTGCCCGGGTACCGCGGCGGGAACAGCGGCCCGCGCGGGCTGGCGCTGCTGGGCGGCGAGCACCTGCTGGGGGCCCAGCTGGGCAAGAGCTACATCAACGTCTGGGAGCTGCAGAGGAAG GACCAGCTCCAGCAGAAGATCATCTGCCCGGGGCCCGTGACCTGCCTGGCGGCCTCTCCCAATGGGCTCTACGTGCTGGCGGGGGTCGCCGAGAGCATCTACCTGTGGGAG GTCTCCAACGGGAACCTCCTGGCCATCCTGAACCGGCACTACCAGGACCTCACCTGCCTCTGCTTCACCGATGACAGCAGCCACTTCCTCTCGGGGGCCAAGGACTGCCTGGCGCTGGTGTGGAACCTCTGCAG cgtgctgcaggcagagccctcccaGATCCCAGACCCTCGGCACGTCTGGTCCCGGCACAGCCTCCCCATCACCGACCTGTGCTGCGGCTTCGGGGGACCCCTGGCACGAGCCGCCACGGCCTCCCTGGACCAGACAGCCAAG CTCTGGGAAGTGTCATCAGGAGAGCTCCTGCTCTCCGTCCTCTTCGACGTGGGGATAATGGCCGTGACGATGGACCTGGCCGAGTACCACATGTTCTGCGGCGGGATGGACGGCTCCATCTTCCAGGTGGAGCTCTGCGCCTGG CCAGTGCAGCGAGACCGGAGCTTCCAGCCGGAGCGGGAGAGCGGGAAAGTCTTCAAAGGGCACAG GAACCAGGTGACGTGTCTGTCGGTCTCCACGGACGGCAGCCTCCTGCTCTCGGGCTCGCACGACGAGACCGTCCGGCTGTGGGACATCCAGAGCAAGCAGTGCCTGAGGACGGTGAATCACAAAG GTCCTGTCACAAACGCCTTCATCGTGCTGGCCCCCGCCAACATGCTGAACGCGGACGGGAAGCCCAGCGTGCCGCTGCCCAAGTTCAGCAAGCACCTGCACGGCACCGAGAGCAGCGACGAGCAGGGCAGCGAGGGGGTGACGCTGCGCCTGGGGCAGCACCAGCAG GAGTCAGAGGAGAGCTACCTGGAGAAGGCAGAGAGGATGTACGCACTGATGCACTCAACCAGGGAGAAG AACCTGGAGGGCAACCAGGAACACCTGACGATCCAGGTGAGCGAGCTGGAAGAGGAGGTGAGCACCCTTCGGAAAATCAACAAGAACCTCTTTGACTTCTCCGCTCGCATCATCACCAAACCAGCCAAATGA